A window from Scheffersomyces stipitis CBS 6054 chromosome 7, complete sequence encodes these proteins:
- the SPE2 gene encoding S-adenosylmethionine decarboxylase (go_function adenosylmethionine decarboxylase activity~go_process spermine biosynthesis; spermidine biosynthesis), which translates to MVAPAYHQDSYVDHQLSANLDSTYAFEGPEKLLEIWFWPSEDHLPKGYSSEGLRCIPLAKWVEILDLVSCKILSMNSSKFMDAYLLSESSLFVFPHKMILKTCGTTTTLSCLEELFQIVNKEFFGKLHTLSSHNIYKIFYSRRSFMFPDKQIQVHQDWKNEVSLLNKHFDNGKSYVVGDFTSSDHWYLYVGGELDEEQLASETPHDQTFEILMTELNPDCAAKFITSRKPGAESYIASEVEDHDLGHDFGIQTMKETDLDSIFDPSGCTHLKHSTQLPSPTLSDNLELSEDDEMSTEKKEVSAPKPKRAIFDFVHDAFSFAPCGYSSNSICSNQGGFYYTLHITPESGWSYASFETNYPFSEKSEVSITDVLLRVLRIFEPRKFSMNLISENTEGNNSASHEGLRNSHLLLKDLGYKKQERVKYDLRGEYKLLYLNFEKNT; encoded by the coding sequence ATGGTTGCTCCTGCCTACCACCAAGATTCCTATGTTGACCATCAGCTCTCTGCTAATTTAGATTCAACTTACGCCTTTGAAGGCcctgaaaagttgttggagatCTGGTTCTGGCCATCAGAAGATCACTTGCCAAAAGGCTACTCCAGTGAAGGTTTGAGATGTATCCCATTGGCCAAATGGGTTGAGATTTTGGATCTTGTCAGTTGCAAGATTTTGTCTATGAATTCGTCTAAGTTCATGGACGCTTATTTGTTAAGTGAAAGCTCGTTATTCGTCTTCCCCCATAagatgatcttgaagacTTGCGGTACCACTACTACCCTTAGctgtcttgaagaattgtttCAGATCGTTAACAAGGAATTTTTTGGAAAACTCCACACTTTGTCGAGTCACAACATCTACAAAATCTTCTACTCCAGAAGATCGTTCATGTTTCCAGACAAGCAGATTCAGGTTCACCAGGATTGGAAGAACGAAGTCagcttgttgaacaaacaCTTTGACAACGGTAAATCGTATGTTGTAGGAGACTTCACCAGCAGCGACCATTGGTACTTGTATGTTGGAGGAGAACTTGACGAAGAACAGTTGGCTTCTGAAACTCCTCACGATCAAACCTTCGAAATCTTGATGACAGAATTGAATCCTGACTGTGCTGCCAAGTTCATCACCTCGAGAAAACCTGGTGCTGAGTCTTACATTGCAAGTGAAGTCGAGGACCATGACTTGGGTCACGACTTTGGTATTCAGACCATGAAGGAAACCGATTTGGATTCCATTTTTGATCCTTCTGGTTGTACCCATTTGAAGCACCTGACTCAGTTACCTTCTCCAACATTGTCTGATAACTTGGAATTGTCTGAAGACGATGAGATGCTGactgaaaagaaagaggtGTCTGCACCCAAACCCAAGAGAGCAatctttgactttgttcACGATGCTTTCTCGTTTGCTCCATGTGGCTACTCTTCCAATTCGATCTGCTCGAACCAGGGAGGTTTTTACTATACGTTGCACATCACTCCTGAATCGGGATGGTCGTATGCTTCGTTTGAAACAAATTACCCTTTCTCTGAGAAGTCGGAAGTCAGCATTACCGATGTTTTGCTCAGGGTGTTGCGTATTTTTGAACCTAGAAAGTTTTCCATGAACTTGATCAGCGAAAACACTGAAGGCAACAACAGTGCAAGTCACGAAGGTTTGCGTAATTCCCATTTGCTCTTGAAAGACTTGGGCTACAAGAAGCAGGAAAGGGTCAAGTATGACTTGAGAGGCGAGTATaagttgttgtacttgaacTTCGAGAAGAATACATAG
- a CDS encoding predicted protein (go_function GTP binding; GTPase activity) has translation MDESLIATINKLQDALAPLGGGSSSPVDLPQITVLGSQSSGKSSVLENIVGRDFLPRGTGIVTRRPLVLQLINRRASVKPQSDLLDINTTSENGKASENNADEWGEFLHLPNKKFYNFEEIRREIVRETDAKTGKNLGISPVPINLRIYSPHVLTLTLVDLPGLTKVPVGDQPKDIEKQIRDMVMKFISKPNAIILSVNASNTDLANSDGLKLAREVDPEGSRTIGVLTKVDLMDDGTDVIDILAGRVIPLRFGYVPVINRGQKDIESNKTIRDALIDERNFFEGHPSYKAKAHYCGTPYLAKKLNGILLHHIKGTLPDIKMRIEHSLKKYQSELSMLGPEMAESPASIALNMITNFSKDYNGILSGEAKELSSQELSGGARISFVFHEIFKNGINSLDPFDQIKDGDIRTIMHNTSGSAPSLFVGTQAFEVLVKQQIHRMEEPSVRCINLIFDELVRILSQIISQQQYSRYPGLKEQLSQYFIQFLREELIPTTKFVTDIIQAEETYVNTAHPDLLKGSQAMAIVEDKFHPKPQVAIDPKSGKPLPPSQQNQHPPQSTSPGPKEDSNGFFGGFFSSKNKKRLQSMEAPPPVLRATGTMSERETMETEVIKLLISSYYNIVKRTVADVVPKAIMLKLIVRSKEEIQKELLEKLYNSPDLADLVKENELTVQKRKECVRMVEVLRNASEIVSSV, from the coding sequence ATGGATGAGTCCTTGATTGCcaccatcaacaagttgcAAGATGCGCTTGCCCCATTGGGCGGtggctcttcttctcccGTGGATCTTCCCCAGATCACCGTTCTAGGCTCCCAGTCTTCAGGAAAGTCGTCAGTGTTGGAAAACATTGTGGGCCGTGACTTTTTGCCCAGAGGAACAGGGATCGTCACCCGTCGTCCCTTAGTTTTGCAACTCATCAACAGAAGAGCCTCGGTTAAACCTCAATCCGACTTGTTGGACATTAATACCACCAGCGAAAACGGCAAGGCTTCCGAAAACAACGCTGATGAATGGGGAGAGTTTCTCCATTTGcccaacaagaagttctaTAACTTTGAGGAAATCAGACGCGAAATTGTTAGAGAAACAGACGCAAAAACAGGTAAGAACTTGGGAATTTCTCCTGTGCCCATCAACTTGCGAATCTACTCGCCTCACGTGTTGACCTTGACGTTGGTGGATTTGCCTGGTTTGACAAAGGTTCCTGTCGGGGACCAGCCTAAAGACATCGAGAAACAAATCAGAGACATGGTGATGAAGTTCATCTCTAAGCCGAACGCAATTATCTTGTCTGTCAATGCCTCAAACACTGATTTGGCAAACTCCGATGGTTTGAAATTGGCACGCGAAGTTGACCCAGAAGGTTCTAGAACTATCGGTGTGTTGACCAAAGTCGATTTGATGGACGATGGGACCGATGTTATTGATATTCTTGCTGGACGTGTTATTCCTTTGAGATTTGGTTACGTTCCCGTCATAAATAGAGGTCAGAAGGATATTGAATCTAACAAGACAATTAGAGATGCCTTGATCGATGAAAGAAATTTCTTTGAGGGACATCCCTCTTACAAAGCCAAGGCCCACTACTGTGGTACGCCAtacttggccaagaagttgaacgGAATCTTGTTGCACCACATCAAGGGCACGTTGCCTGACATCAAGATGAGAATCGAACACTCCTTAAAGAAGTACCAGAGTGAGTTGAGCATGTTGGGCCCAGAGATGGCCGAATCTCCAGCTTCCATTGCTTTGAATATgatcaccaacttcagcaaGGATTACAACGGCATTTTGAGTGGTGAAGCAAAGGAGTTGAGTTCTCAAGAATTAAGTGGTGGTGCACGTATTTCTTTCGTTTTCCAtgagatcttcaagaacggTATCAACTCACTCGACCCCTTCGACCAGATTAAAGACGGTGACATCAGAACGATCATGCACAACACGTCCGGATCTGCTCCTTCTTTATTTGTAGGAACACAAGCTTTCGAAGTATTGGTTAAGCAACAGATTCACAGAATGGAAGAACCTTCTGTCCGTTGTATAAACTTGATCTTTGACGAGTTGGTTAGAATCTTGTCGCAGATCATCTCCCAGCAACAGTACTCTCGTTACCCAGGCTTGAAAGAACAGTTGTCGCAGTATTTCATTCAGTTCTTGAGGGAAGAATTGATTCCCACGACGAAATTTGTGACAGATATCATTCAAGCGGAAGAAACTTACGTCAATACTGCGCACCcagacttgttgaagggTTCCCAGGCTATGGCTATCGTAGAGGACAAGTTCCACCCAAAGCCACAAGTAGCTATAGACCCCAAATCTGGTAAGCCATTGCCCCCTAGTCAGCAGAATCAACATCCTCCACAATCGACATCTCCAGGTCCAAAGGAGGACTCTAATGGTTTCTTTGGTGGGTTCTTTTCgtcaaagaacaagaagagattaCAATCGATGGAGGCACCACCTCCGGTGTTGAGAGCTACTGGCACCATGAGTGAAAGAGAAACCATGGAAACGGAAgtcatcaagttgttgatcaGTTCATACTACAATATTGTTAAGAGAACTGTAGCTGATGTAGTTCCCAAGGCTATcatgttgaagttgattgtCAGATCCAAAGAGgagatccagaaggaatTGTTAGAGAAGTTGTACAACTCGCCAGACTTGGCTGACTTGGTCAAGGAGAACGAGTTGACAGtacagaagagaaaggagTGTGTTAGAATGGTTGAAGTGTTGAGAAACGCTAGCGAGATTGTGTCTAGTGTCTGA
- the ADT1 gene encoding ADP/ATP carrier protein (ADP,ATP carrier protein (ADP/ATP translocase) (Adenine nucleotide translocator) (ANT)(ADT2)~go_component membrane~go_function binding~go_process transport), with product MDNSFFIDFMMGGVSAAVSKTAAAPIERVKLLIQNQDEMIKQGRLAKKYDGIAECFRRTAAEEGVVSFWRGNTANVIRYFPTQALNFAFKDKFKKMFGFKKEEGYWPWFAGNLASGGLAGATSLAFVYSLDYARTRLANDAKSSKGSGEREFKGLFDVYKKTLASDGIAGLYRGFGPSVIGIIVYRGLYFGLYDSLKPVILVGPLEGNFLASFLLGWTVTTGASTASYPLDTVRRRMMMTSGQAVKYDGAFDCFRKVVAAEGVASLFKGCGANILRGVAGAGVISMYDQLQLIIFGKKFK from the coding sequence ATGgacaattctttcttcattgatttCATGATGGGTGGTGTTTCCGCCGCTGTCTCCAAGACTGCTGCTGCCCCCATCGAAAGAGTCAAGCTTTTGATTCAGAACCAAGATGAAATGATCAAGCAAGGTCGTTTGGCCAAGAAGTACGACGGTATTGCTGAATGTTTCAGAAGAACCGCCGCCGAAGAAGGTGTCGTCTCTTTCTGGAGAGGTAACACTGCCAACGTCATCAGATACTTCCCTACCCAGGCTCTTAACTTCGCCTTCAAggacaagttcaagaagatgttcggtttcaagaaggaagaaggcTACTGGCCATGGTTCGCCGGTAACTTGGCTTCCGGTGGTTTGGCTGGTGCCACCTCCTTGGCTTTTGTCTACTCGTTGGATTACGCCAGAACCAGATTGGCCAACGACGCTAAGTCGTCCAAGGGCTCTGGTGAACGTGAATTCAAGGGTTTGTTCGATGTCTACAAGAAGACTTTGGCTTCCGACGGTATCGCTGGTTTGTACAGAGGTTTCGGTCCATCTGTTATTGGTATCATTGTCTACAGAGGTCTTTACTTCGGTCTTTACGATTCCTTGAAGCCTGTTATTCTTGTTGGTCCTTTGGAAGGTAACTTCTTGGCTTCGTTCTTGTTGGGTTGGACTGTCACCACCGGTGCCTCCACTGCTTCTTACCCATTGGACACtgtcagaagaagaatgatgATGACCTCTGGTCAAGCCGTTAAGTACGATGGTGCTTTCGACTGTTTCAGAAaggttgttgctgctgaagGTGTCGCTTCCTTGTTCAAGGGTTGCGGTGCTAACATCTTGAGAGGTGTTGCCGGTGCCGGTGTCATCTCCATGTACgatcaattgcaattgatcATCTTCGGtaagaagttcaagtaa
- a CDS encoding predicted protein yields the protein MSKVPPTPPFKHRLIVGTLAIIAGAWVIKDAGKDFEFIKFEPHSTEEVERRKREHVKTTFKALETRTLEYTPEAKERLRKLIEEKDDASSSEPKSHN from the coding sequence ATGTCCAAGGTTCCACCTACGCCGCCGTTCAAACACAGACTCATTGTCGGCACTCTTGCGATAATTGCTGGTGCCTGGGTCATCAAGGACGCTGGAAAGGACTTTgagttcatcaagttcgAACCTCACTCAACGGAAGAAGtagagagaagaaagagagaacACGTCAAAACTACGTTCAAAGCCTTGGAAACGAGGACACTAGAGTATACCCCTGAGGCCAAAGAGCGCTTACGGAAGctcattgaagaaaaggacGATGCAAGCAGTCTGGAGCCAAAGTCGCACAACTAG
- a CDS encoding predicted protein (go_function ubiquitin conjugating enzyme activity~go_process protein modification; ubiquitin cycle) produces MAALPKRIIKETERLVSDPVPGITATPSEENLRYFEVTIDGPSSSPYANGVFQLELYLPDDYPMCAPKVRFLTKIYHPNIDKLGRICLDVLKDNWSPALQIRTILLSIQALLGAPNPDDPLANDVAEDWKKDEKKAIQIAQEWTQKYAVKKD; encoded by the coding sequence ATGGCTGCTTTGCCAAAGAGAATCATAAAGGAAACCGAAAGATTGGTCTCTGACCCTGTGCCAGGAATCACGGCTACTCCACTGGAAGAAAACCTCAGATACTTTGAGGTAACCATCGATGGCCCCAGTCTGAGTCCGTACGCTAATGGAGTGTTCCAGCTTGAGTTGTATTTGCCAGACGACTATCCTATGTGTGCACCAAAAGTTCGTTTTTTGACAAAGATCTACCATCCCAACATCGATAAGTTGGGCCGTATCTGTTTGGATGTGTTGAAGGACAACTGGTCGCCAGCGTTGCAGATCCGAACCATCTTGTTGTCCATCCAGGCATTGTTGGGAGCTCCTAATCCAGACGACCCTTTGGCTAACGATGTGGCTGAAGACTGGAAGAAAGACGAGAAGAAAGCCATACAAATCGCCCAAGAATGGACCCAGAAATACGCTGTTAAGAAGGATTAG
- the DNF1 gene encoding phopholipid transporting ATPase (Drs2 Neo1 Family Adenosinetriphosphatase) — protein MPESETSPFSDPDESFHSSNDNSQNAATTPSRKGSLRFELPANQQTHTPPSSSASSSNHNHSHNHKITSPFLDQNNIIKEDEVFSQPLSPFAQESFNLSSTYKSDESDVVYDVDITGSENGVDRKETVMKRNRWGTTRNKHGRPNKEHVSRSRTLKGLLGSRTNSVRHRSDSIRKPNTNDEDPEGDSFHDVDEDASVTASNDPFDPKDRKDEKRSVVFNRILPEEFLDPESGKPDTDYPRNKIRTTKYTPLSFLPKNITHQFIHNIANIYFLTLIILGAFQIFGVPSPILAAVPLIVIVCITAFKDAIEDSRRTVTDLEVNNQITHILSQNEDSQSGYVYKNNNVNDEKVSLWRRFKKMNTRLVIRFWGASKRNLTKEGRANKERQKRNLELNRITSNARKSFDSDIIEPSPRNSLNPTASENPFSDQLRKSFQQQRREEHQSKEKTLKFAKKYWKDVKVGDMLRIYNNDEIPADVIILATSDADNCCYVETKNLDGETNLKVRQALKYSSVEQKIQRADDLKSHDFQIDSEGPHANLYSYQGNLKYYDSNGSGEKEEPITINNILLRGCSLRNTKWVIGIVVFTGDDTKIMMNAGVTPTKQSRMSRELNYYVVLNFILLFVICFVSGLVNGLWYRTSGNSRDYFEFGTIAGSPFKNGLVGFFVALILYQSLVPISLYITIEIIKTAQAFFIYSDLGMYYERLDYPCTPKSWSISDDLGQIEYVFSDKTGTLTQNLMEFKKCTINGVSYGKAYTEALAGLRKRQGVDVETEATVERELIAKDKIEMIQSLRDISSSSAKYEDELTFTSSEFVHDLQGASGDVQKKCNEHFMLALALCHSVLTEEDPKNPGKTLLKAQSPDEAALVGTARSVGYIFKGETKKGLLIEIHGETKEYQVLNTLEFNSTRKRMSAIIKIPAEDPDGEPKALLLCKGADSIIYGRLSKNGNNRTMLDTTSKHLEEYATEGLRTLCIAQRELSWKQYTEWSKRHNAAASSLDDREAKMEAVADSIERELILLGGTAIEDRLQDGVPESISILAQAGIKLWVLTGDKVETAINIGFSCNLLGNEMKLLVLKSKYNRHEIAENMISNYDAMSEDEIVNFMISRYLDMYFQMSGSEEELEAATENHSPPDEGFGVVIDGDALKLALLNPDTKRKFLLLCKQCKAVLCCRVSPAQKAAVVKLVKDTLDVMTLAIGDGSNDVAMIQAADVGVGIAGEEGRQAVMSSDYAIGQFRFLARLLLSHGRWSYKRFAEMIPSFFYKNFIFNIALFWYGLYNDFDGSYLFEFTYLMFYNLAFTSLPVIFLGVFDQDVSAKVSLLVPQIYRTGILRSEWTQKKFWFYMADAIYQSVISYFFPFLLYRISFQDSSGKPVDHRFWMGVVVTCISCISCNLYILMHQYRWDWLSTLIIAISILIIFIWTGLWTVSTYSGEFYKAAPQVFGAASFWACMFIGVLCCLLPRFLFDFIRKMYWPKDIDVIRECVQRGDFDAYPFNYDPTDPNRIKISNYTSDTVKRMSVTSSKAPNPGSPYKKATANSSSSGSDVDHQKRGTFQNADDEDTMVSYNTHGNSVSHNYKSSSTQAEAGGSGAPVQQRKSIIDLFKRKNQGISSTSFYDNGSLIDNYKNGNQSTDELSNIHTEEIAMQDFNRSQERAARISSENRRLSNQYSTHGN, from the exons ATGCCCGAGTCAGAAACTTCTCCCTTTCTGGACCCAGACGAGTCGTTCCATTCATCCAACGATAACTC CCAAAATGCTGCAACGACTCCATCCAGAAAAGGATCACTAAGATTCGAACTTCCGGCTAACCAACAGACGCATACACCGCCATCTTCCTCGGCATCTTCTCTGAATCATAACCATAGTCATAACCATAAGATAACGTCTCCGTTTTTGGATCagaacaatatcatcaaagaagatgaggTGTTTCTGCAGCCACTTTCTCCATTTGCCCAAGAatcgttcaacttgtcttcCACATACAAATCTGACGAATCAGACGTAGTATACGATGTAGATATCACAGGCAGCGAAAATGGCGTAGACAGAAAGGAAACAGTCATGAAGAGAAACAGATGGGgtacaacaagaaataaGCACGGTAGACCCAATAAGGAGCACGTGAGTAGATCTAGAACCCTCAAGGGGTTATTGGGAAGCAGAACCAACAGCGTAAGACATAGATCAGACTCCATAAGGAAACCCAACACTAATGACGAGGATCCTGAGGGAGATCTGTTCCATGATGTAGACGAGGATGCTTCAGTGACTGCTTCAAACGATCCATTTGATCCCAAAGATCGTAAAGATGAGAAGAGATCTGTAGTATTCAACAGAATCTTACCAGAAGAGTTTTTGGATCCGGAATCGGGAAAACCGGATACTGATTATCCTCGTAATAAAATTAGAACAACAAAGTATACGCCGTTGAGTTTCCTTCCCAAAAACATCACTCATCAATTCATTCATAACATCGCCAACATCTActttttgactttgatcATTTTGGGAGCATTTCAAATCTTTGGGGTGCCCTCGCCAATTCTCGCGGCTGTCCCTTTGATTGTCATTGTGTGTATCACCGCTTTCAAGGATGCCATAGAAGACTCCCGAAGAACAGTAACGGACTTGGAAGTCAACAACCAAATCACTCATATCTTATCGCAGAATGAAGATAGTCAGTCTGGCTACGTttacaagaacaacaacgTGAACGATGAGAAGGTCTCGTTATGGAGAcgattcaagaagatgaacacACGTCTTGTGATTCGTTTCTGGGGTGCTTCGAAACGTAATTTAACCAAGGAAGGAAGAGCAAATAAGGAACGTCAAAAGCGTAACCTAGAGCTTAACCGTATAACCTCTAATGCGCGTAAATCATTTGATAGTGACATTATAGAACCAAGTCCCCGCAACTCGCTCAATCCTACTGCCAGTGAAAATCCCTTTTCCGACCAGTTAAGAAAGTCGTTCCAAcagcaaagaagagaagaacacCAGAGCAAAGAAAAGACTCTCAAGTTTGCCAAAAAGTACTGGAAGGACGTAAAAGTAGGTGACATGCTCAGAATATACAACAATGACGAGATTCCAGCAGATGTCATCATCCTAGCAACAAGCGACGCCGACAACTGCTGTTATGTTGAAACAAAGAATTTGGATGGTGAAACGAATTTGAAGGTTAGACAGGCATTGAAGTATAGCTCTGTAGAGCAAAAGATTCAGAGGGCCGACGATTTGAAGTCTCACGATTTCCAGATCGACAGTGAGGGTCCACACGCCAACTTGTATTCATACCAAGgaaacttgaagtattaCGATAGCAATGGCAGCGGCGAAAAAGAAGAGCCTATCACAATCAATaacatcttgttgagaGGCTGCTCATTGAGAAACACCAAATGGGTTATTGGTATTGTAGTTTTCACTGGTGATGACACCAAGATCATGATGAATGCCGGTGTGACGCCTACTAAGCAGTCAAGAATGTCCCGTGAGTTGAACTACTATGTTGTGTTGAACTTTATATTGTTGTTTGTTATCTGTTTTGTTTCTGGATTAGTCAATGGGCTCTGGTACAGAACCAGCGGAAACTCGCGAGATTACTTTGAGTTTGGAACCATTGCTGGCTCCCCTTTCAAGAACGGTTTGGTAGGGTTCTTTGTAGCTCTTATTTTGTATCAATCGTTGGTTCCCATTTCACTTTACATCACTATCGAAATAATCAAGACAGCTCAGGCTTTTTTCATCTATTCTGATTTGGGAATGTATTACGAACGTCTTGATTATCCATGCACACCAAAATCGTGGAGTATCTCTGATGATTTGGGTCAGATTGAATATGTCTTTTCTGACAAGACTGGTACTTTGACGCAGAATTTGATGGAGTTCAAAAAATGTACCATCAACGGAGTCTCATATGGTAAAGCATACACTGAGGCCTTAGCTGGTTTGAGAAAGAGACAAGGTGTAGATGTAGAAACCGAAGCTACTGTAGAAAGAGAGTTGATAGCTAAGGACAAAATCGAAATGATTCAGTCTTTGCGGGACATTTCTAGCTCTTCAGCCAAATACGAAGACGAGCTTACATTCACATCTTCTGAGTTCGTACATGATTTACAGGGCGCAAGTGGAGATGTGCAGAAGAAATGTAACGAACATTTCATGTTGGCTCTTGCACTTTGTCATTCTGTGttgacagaagaagaccCTAAGAATCCAGGAAAGACACTCTTGAAAGCACAATCTCCAGACGAAGCAGCCTTGGTTGGAACAGCCAGATCTGTCGGATATATTTTCAAAGGCGAAACCAAGAAGGGATTATTGATAGAGATCCATGGGGAGACCAAGGAGTACCAGGTCTTGAACACATTAGAATTCAACTCTACCAGAAAGAGAATGAGTGCCATCATCAAGATTCCAGCCGAGGACCCAGATGGAGAACCCAAGGCTTTGTTGTTGTGTAAAGGTGCTGATTCCATTATCTATGGTAGATTATCCAAGAACGGAAACAACAGAACGATGTTGGACACTACTTCTAAGCATTTGGAAGAGTACGCTACTGAAGGTTTGAGAACGTTGTGTATTGCCCAGCGTGAATTATCTTGGAAACAATACACTGAATGGAGTAAACGTCACAATGCTGCTGCCTCATCTTTGGATGATAGAGAAGCCAAGATGGAAGCTGTTGCTGATTCCATCGAACGagagttgatcttgttaGGTGGTACGGCTATTGAAGACAGATTGCAGGATGGTGTTCCTGAGTCGATTTCGATTTTGGCTCAGGCCGGAATCAAATTGTGGGTTTTAACTGGTGACAAAGTTGAAACTGCTATCAACATCGGGTTCTCTTGTAACTTGTTAGGGAAtgagatgaagttgttggtcTTGAAATCGAAATACAACCGTCATGAAATTGCCGAAAACATGATATCCAACTACGATGCCATGTCTGAAGACGAGATTGTAAACTTCATGATCTCTCGTTACTTGGACATGTACTTCCAGATGTCAGgactggaagaagagttggaagCTGCTACCGAAAATCACTCTCCTCCAGATGAAGGCTTCGGTGTCGTCATTGATGGTGACGCATTGAAGCTCGCTCTTCTCAATCCTGACACCAAGagaaagttcttgttgttgtgcAAACAGTGTAAGGCAGTTTTATGTTGCAGAGTTTCTCCTGCTCAAAAGGCTGCTGTAGTGAAATTGGTCAAGGATACATTGGATGTCATGACTTTGGCTATTGGTGATGGATCTAACGATGTAGCCATGATACAGGCCGCCGatgttggtgttggtatAGCAGGTGAAGAAGGTAGACAGGCAGTGATGTCCTCCGATTATGCCATTGGGCAGTTCAGATTCTTAGCCagattgttgttgtcgCATGGCAGATGGTCCTACAAGCGGTTTGCTGAAATGATTCCtagtttcttctacaagaacttcatcttcaacatcgCATTGTTTTGGTATGGTCTCTACAATGATTTCGACGGGTCATATCTTTTCGAATTCACCTACTTGATGTTCTATAACTTGGCTTTCACCTCATTGCCAGTTATATTTTTAGGTGTTTTCGACCAGGATGTATCTGCTAAAGTCTCGTTGTTGGTTCCCCAAATCTACCGTACCGGTATTCTCAGATCAGAATGGACTCAAAAGAAGTTTTGGTTCTACATGGCAGATGCTATCTACCAGTCTGTTATTTCCTACTTCTTCCCCTTCTTGTTGTACCGTATTTCATTCCAAGACCTGTCGGGTAAGCCTGTAGATCACAGATTTTGGATGGGTGTGGTTGTAACATGTATTTCTTGCATTTCGTGTAACTTATACATCTTGATGCATCAATACAGATGGGATTGGCTCTCTACATTGATTATTGCTATCTCCATTTTGATTATTTTCATCTGGACCGGCTTATGGACTGTCTCTACATATAGTGGAGAATTCTACAAAGCAGCTCCACAGGTATTTGGAGCGGCTTCATTCTGGGCTTGTATGTTTATAGGTGTGTTGTGTTGTTTATTGCCTCGGTTCTTGTTCGATTTCATTCGCAAGATGTATTGGCCAAAGGATATTGATGTCATCAGAGAATGTGTTCAAAGAGGCGATTTCGATGCTTATCCATTCAATTACGATCCTACAGATCCTAACAGGATCAAGATCAGCAACTACACAAGCGATACAGTTAAGAGAATGAGCGTTACATCTTCAAAAGCCCCAAACCCTGGCAGCCCTTATAAGAAGGCTACAGCCAATTCTAGTTCTTCTGGTAGCGATGTAGACCATCAGAAAAGAGGAACCTTCCAGAATGCGGATGATGAAGACACGATGGTCAGCTACAACACTCATGGAAACAGCGTAAGTCACAACTACAAGAGTAGTTCTACTCAGGCAGAAGCTGGAGGCAGTGGTGCACCTGTACAGCAGAGAAAATCGATTATCGACCTtttcaagagaaagaaccaAGGAATTAGTAGCACTTCGTTCTACGACAATGGCTCATTGATAGACAATTATAAGAATGGCAACCAGTCCACAGACGAATTGTCAAACATACACACTGAGGAAATAGCAATGCAAGACTTCAATCGAAGTCAGGAGAGAGCAGCGAGAATTTCATCAGAGAACCGGAGGCTCTCCAATCAGTACTCTACCCATGGAAACTAA